A stretch of the Thiocystis violascens DSM 198 genome encodes the following:
- a CDS encoding potassium channel family protein, producing the protein MDTIIFLILRRMRAPLLTLIVVYALAMAVLALIPAQDEAGRPATMSLFHAFYFVSYMSTTIGFGELPNAFTDAQRLWVSLSVFSTVAVWIYAIGKLIALLQDNAFQRAILERRFRNRVRRMHAPFYLVCGYGQTGGALVRAFTDRHRHAVVVDIDPDRINLLQLDNHREYVPALCADARSPSTLEAAGLKHPMCQGVVALTNVNEANLKIAIAAKLLRPKVKVICRADSHEIEANMASFGTDHIYDPFDIFALYIAVAIQAPCLTLLFNWLSGAGDEALTEPFYPPAQGHWIICGYGRFGKAMYKYLKEQGLTITVIEAAPHKTGIPAEGVVHGRGTEAVTLEQADIGRAVGLVAGTDHDADNLSIVMTALTLKPDLFVIARENHLDNQELFDRVGAHAIMHPSAIIANRIRVRLVNPLLADFSNLARFQEETWACELVSRIVALVDERMPYVWEFGIDAKQTPALCEAEDRGLSVTLETLLRDPRERANRLPALPLLLVRNEEFILLPGPEERLGEGDRLLFCGREEARWRMDWLLRNIHALRYVATGQSQREGGVWRWIAAWKRSR; encoded by the coding sequence ATGGATACGATCATCTTTCTCATCCTGCGGCGCATGCGCGCGCCGCTGCTGACCCTGATCGTCGTCTATGCGCTGGCGATGGCGGTGCTGGCGCTGATTCCGGCCCAGGACGAGGCCGGTCGTCCGGCGACGATGAGTCTGTTCCATGCCTTCTATTTCGTCAGCTACATGTCGACGACGATCGGCTTCGGCGAACTGCCGAATGCCTTCACCGACGCCCAGCGTCTGTGGGTCTCGCTCTCGGTGTTTTCCACCGTCGCGGTCTGGATCTACGCCATCGGCAAGCTGATCGCGCTGTTGCAGGACAACGCCTTTCAGCGCGCAATCCTGGAACGGCGCTTTCGCAATCGCGTGCGGCGCATGCACGCCCCCTTTTACCTGGTCTGCGGCTATGGCCAGACCGGCGGCGCGCTGGTGCGCGCCTTCACCGACCGACATCGTCATGCGGTGGTCGTCGACATCGATCCCGACCGGATCAACCTGCTCCAGCTCGACAATCATCGCGAATACGTGCCCGCGCTGTGCGCGGACGCGCGCAGTCCGAGCACGCTGGAGGCCGCTGGGCTGAAGCACCCGATGTGTCAGGGCGTGGTGGCGCTCACCAATGTCAACGAGGCGAATCTCAAGATCGCCATCGCGGCGAAACTGCTGCGGCCCAAGGTGAAGGTCATCTGTCGCGCCGATTCGCACGAGATCGAGGCCAACATGGCCTCCTTCGGTACCGATCACATCTATGACCCCTTCGACATCTTCGCGCTTTACATTGCCGTGGCCATCCAGGCGCCCTGCCTGACGCTCCTCTTCAACTGGCTGTCCGGGGCCGGGGACGAGGCGCTGACCGAGCCCTTTTATCCACCGGCCCAGGGGCATTGGATCATCTGCGGATACGGCCGTTTCGGCAAGGCCATGTACAAGTATCTCAAGGAGCAGGGGCTGACGATCACGGTCATCGAGGCCGCGCCGCACAAGACCGGCATCCCGGCGGAGGGCGTCGTTCATGGACGCGGCACCGAGGCGGTGACCCTGGAACAGGCGGACATCGGGCGGGCGGTGGGGCTGGTGGCCGGGACCGACCACGACGCCGACAATCTCTCCATCGTCATGACCGCCCTGACCCTGAAACCCGACCTCTTCGTGATCGCCCGCGAAAATCATCTGGATAATCAGGAATTGTTCGATCGGGTGGGCGCGCATGCGATCATGCACCCCAGCGCCATCATCGCGAACCGGATCCGGGTCCGACTGGTCAATCCGCTGCTGGCGGATTTCTCCAACCTGGCGCGGTTTCAGGAGGAGACTTGGGCCTGCGAGCTGGTGAGCCGAATCGTTGCGCTGGTCGATGAGCGAATGCCTTATGTCTGGGAATTCGGCATCGACGCGAAACAGACGCCGGCACTCTGCGAGGCCGAGGATCGCGGCTTGAGCGTCACCCTGGAAACCCTGCTGCGCGACCCCCGCGAGCGCGCGAACCGACTACCGGCGCTGCCCCTGCTGCTGGTCCGCAACGAGGAGTTTATCCTGCTGCCGGGGCCGGAGGAACGGCTGGGAGAGGGTGATCGACTGCTCTTCTGCGGTCGCGAGGAGGCGCGTTGGCGCATGGACTGGCTGTTGCGGAACATCCATGCGCTGCGTTACGTTGCCACCGGCCAGAGCCAGCGGGAAGGGGGTGTCTGGCGCTGGATCGCCGCTTGGAAACGGTCGCGATGA
- a CDS encoding FeoA family protein, whose protein sequence is MPQPADLIRLTELPHDTPARLAEIRGGRHLTRRLMALGLRQGSLLQVLQQRGQGLVLASGEARIAVGTGIADKLWVALGAAPTEDDPARLSALRDGAADPNPVDTQPGQ, encoded by the coding sequence ATGCCGCAGCCCGCCGACCTGATCCGTCTCACCGAACTCCCTCATGACACCCCCGCGCGTCTGGCCGAGATCCGCGGCGGGCGTCACCTGACCCGTCGCCTGATGGCGCTGGGACTGCGTCAGGGCAGTCTTCTGCAAGTGTTGCAGCAGCGCGGCCAGGGGCTGGTGCTGGCGAGCGGCGAGGCGCGGATCGCCGTGGGCACCGGAATCGCCGACAAGCTCTGGGTGGCGCTCGGTGCCGCGCCGACGGAGGACGATCCGGCCCGGTTATCCGCTCTTCGCGATGGCGCGGCGGATCCGAACCCTGTCGACACGCAACCGGGGCAGTAA
- a CDS encoding cation transporter: protein MGIGCCGSSCSTHQAVSPRFRQALWIALVINGVMFGVEILGGLHAGSVSLLADAVDFAGDAANYGLSLAVLSMGLAWRSRAALVKGLSMTAFGVFVIGRTTWSAFAGVPPEPLTMSLIAVLALLANASVAFILYAYREGDANQRSVWLCSRNDAIGNLAVLFAAAGVFGTGSAWPDLIVALAMAGLAISAGLTVIRQAHGELRTLRPMLIAKSPQRVLVQMPMPASTSADSEVQHTILANIREHPLHH from the coding sequence ATGGGTATCGGTTGCTGCGGTTCGTCCTGTTCGACTCATCAGGCGGTCAGCCCGCGCTTTCGCCAGGCACTCTGGATCGCGCTGGTTATCAACGGGGTCATGTTCGGCGTGGAAATTCTCGGCGGACTGCACGCGGGTTCGGTGTCGCTGCTGGCCGACGCCGTCGATTTCGCTGGCGACGCGGCCAACTACGGACTCTCGCTGGCGGTGCTTTCCATGGGGCTGGCGTGGCGCTCGCGCGCGGCGCTGGTGAAAGGTCTGTCGATGACGGCCTTCGGCGTCTTCGTCATCGGCAGGACCACCTGGTCCGCGTTCGCCGGTGTGCCCCCCGAACCCTTGACCATGAGTCTCATCGCCGTTCTGGCGCTGCTGGCCAACGCCAGCGTGGCGTTCATCCTCTATGCCTATCGCGAGGGCGACGCCAACCAGCGATCCGTATGGCTGTGCAGCCGCAACGACGCTATCGGCAATCTCGCGGTCCTGTTCGCCGCCGCTGGCGTCTTCGGCACCGGCAGCGCCTGGCCGGACCTGATCGTGGCGCTGGCGATGGCCGGGCTCGCCATCTCCGCCGGCCTCACGGTTATCCGTCAGGCGCATGGAGAACTGCGGACGCTGCGCCCCATGCTCATCGCAAAATCGCCGCAGCGGGTCTTGGTCCAGATGCCGATGCCAGCCAGCACCTCGGCGGACAGCGAGGTACAACACACCATCCTGGCGAACATCCGCGAACACCCGTTGCACCATTGA
- a CDS encoding RNA-guided endonuclease TnpB family protein, whose protein sequence is MKITRIAHSRRLNPGKYRALAEQARRLGAVRSEVWQRYGSVRGVALSDRQIRDAWLAEGRAFPVLANAWKETLRDAKGDIAAHLEAAKVKARRAIWRRTDNVAERQRLFTALKRNAWPSDPYLARVMRQHRRRGHNRTHHQIVVRADSYTSFTLGGRVWIKIPGLDKGQRIAIPLDTTVAPTGTLRLIIPRDERVEVHYTIDAAPGKPCGNATLGVDKGFTEVFVDSDGAHHGPELGPFLRDESDRLKAKYQRRSKLRALAERTRNPRKRERIRQFNLGRQKLDRRACKTKSRFRDVVYQATHAVIDKAATIAAEDLTVPMNGRRFAKDTNRRLAAWTKGVIAEALDTVSQRRGSTLVLVNPAYTSQMDSRNGCLLGKRQGDTFHCHDGVVLQADENAARNVLARLLDSEIDRWTPYRTVKSILLARTERLRLGLLNPDSSCSPEAALSTESESPTNINAQLRAGFQEQEKAHACVDATTHARPRPAEKTARSFR, encoded by the coding sequence ATGAAAATCACCCGCATCGCCCATTCCCGCCGCCTGAATCCAGGCAAATACCGCGCCCTCGCGGAGCAGGCGCGGCGCTTGGGCGCGGTGCGTTCCGAGGTCTGGCAGCGGTATGGCTCGGTGCGTGGTGTTGCACTGAGCGACCGCCAGATCCGCGACGCCTGGCTGGCCGAAGGCCGCGCCTTCCCGGTCTTGGCCAACGCCTGGAAAGAGACCCTGCGCGATGCCAAGGGCGACATCGCCGCCCACCTGGAGGCCGCCAAGGTCAAGGCCCGGCGGGCGATTTGGCGACGAACCGACAATGTCGCCGAGCGCCAGCGCCTGTTCACGGCGCTCAAGCGCAACGCCTGGCCGAGCGATCCCTATCTTGCACGGGTCATGCGCCAACACCGGCGGCGCGGGCACAACCGCACCCACCATCAGATCGTCGTGCGCGCGGACAGCTACACCAGCTTCACGCTCGGTGGGCGCGTCTGGATCAAGATCCCCGGCCTGGATAAAGGTCAGCGGATCGCCATCCCGCTCGACACCACGGTGGCCCCGACCGGCACCCTGCGCCTAATAATCCCGCGCGACGAACGGGTCGAGGTGCATTACACCATCGACGCCGCTCCCGGCAAGCCCTGCGGCAACGCGACCCTAGGCGTCGATAAAGGCTTCACTGAGGTTTTCGTCGACTCCGACGGCGCGCATCACGGCCCCGAACTCGGGCCATTCCTGCGCGATGAATCCGACCGGCTCAAGGCTAAGTATCAGCGCCGATCCAAGCTCCGCGCCCTTGCCGAGCGCACCCGTAACCCGCGCAAGCGCGAACGCATTCGCCAGTTCAATTTAGGCCGCCAAAAGCTCGACCGCCGCGCCTGCAAAACCAAGTCGCGCTTCCGCGATGTCGTCTACCAAGCGACCCATGCCGTCATCGACAAGGCCGCCACCATCGCTGCCGAAGACCTGACCGTGCCCATGAACGGTCGGCGCTTCGCCAAAGACACCAACCGCCGCCTCGCCGCCTGGACCAAGGGCGTGATCGCCGAGGCGCTGGACACCGTTTCTCAGCGTCGAGGTTCGACGCTCGTGCTCGTCAATCCTGCCTACACCTCACAAATGGATTCCCGCAACGGTTGCCTGCTCGGCAAGCGTCAAGGGGATACGTTTCACTGTCACGACGGGGTGGTGTTACAGGCGGACGAGAACGCCGCGCGCAACGTGTTGGCAAGACTTCTCGATTCCGAGATCGATCGCTGGACCCCGTATCGAACGGTCAAGTCCATCTTGCTGGCTCGGACCGAGCGCCTTCGGTTGGGACTGCTCAACCCGGACTCCAGTTGCTCGCCGGAAGCGGCGCTATCAACGGAGAGCGAATCACCGACAAACATTAATGCGCAACTTCGCGCAGGTTTTCAGGAACAGGAAAAGGCCCATGCATGCGTTGATGCAACGACTCACGCAAGACCACGCCCGGCAGAAAAAACTGCTCGCTCTTTTCGATAG
- the hemH gene encoding ferrochelatase — MTFVNTPDYRHDTPECLGILLTNLGTPDTPSVPDVRRYLAEFLWDPRVVEMARLPWWLILHGVILRTRPARSAKAYQSVWTADGSPLLAIARRQATALQGLLSDRFQGSVKVALGMRYGNPSISSALAELRQANARRVLVFPLYPQYSGSTVGSAFDAIAHELTRWRWLPELRFINQYHDEPGYIDALAASIRDHWAAHGEPERLLFSFHGIPVEYFEQGDPYHCQCQKTARLVAERLELAPERWFLSFQSRLGKQEWLKPYTDVTLKDWGAAGVKSVQVLSPGFSADCLETIEEIDEENRHLFLDAGGRDYSYIPCLNDRPDHLEMLADLIARHGCGWPELIGPAAGADELARRVERARGMGAADQTSTSGF, encoded by the coding sequence ATGACCTTCGTCAACACACCCGATTACCGCCACGACACCCCGGAATGCCTGGGGATCCTCCTGACCAATCTCGGCACCCCGGACACGCCCAGCGTGCCTGACGTGCGCCGCTATCTGGCCGAATTTCTCTGGGATCCGCGCGTGGTGGAAATGGCGCGGCTGCCCTGGTGGCTGATCCTGCATGGCGTCATTCTGCGCACCCGTCCGGCGCGCTCTGCCAAAGCTTACCAATCCGTCTGGACCGCCGATGGCTCGCCCCTGCTCGCCATCGCGCGACGCCAAGCGACGGCGCTGCAAGGTCTGTTGAGCGATCGTTTCCAGGGATCGGTCAAGGTCGCCTTGGGGATGCGGTATGGCAACCCATCCATTTCCTCGGCCCTGGCTGAGTTGCGACAGGCCAATGCCCGCCGCGTCCTGGTGTTCCCGCTCTATCCGCAGTATTCCGGTTCCACCGTCGGCTCGGCCTTCGATGCGATCGCGCATGAGCTGACCCGCTGGCGCTGGCTGCCGGAACTGCGCTTCATCAACCAGTATCACGACGAGCCCGGCTACATCGACGCCCTGGCTGCGAGTATCCGCGATCACTGGGCCGCGCACGGCGAGCCGGAGCGCCTGCTGTTTTCCTTCCATGGCATTCCCGTGGAGTATTTCGAGCAGGGCGATCCCTACCACTGTCAGTGCCAAAAGACCGCCCGGCTGGTCGCCGAACGGCTGGAACTGGCGCCCGAACGCTGGTTCCTCTCCTTCCAGTCGCGTTTGGGCAAACAAGAGTGGCTCAAGCCCTATACGGACGTCACCTTGAAGGACTGGGGCGCCGCGGGCGTGAAATCGGTACAGGTGCTTTCGCCGGGCTTTTCGGCCGACTGCCTGGAGACCATCGAGGAGATCGACGAAGAGAACCGTCATCTCTTTCTCGACGCGGGCGGCCGGGACTACAGCTATATCCCCTGCTTGAACGACCGCCCCGATCATCTGGAGATGCTGGCCGATTTGATCGCGCGCCACGGTTGCGGTTGGCCTGAGTTGATCGGGCCGGCGGCTGGAGCGGATGAACTCGCCCGGCGGGTCGAGCGGGCGCGGGGTATGGGGGCGGCGGACCAGACAAGCACATCAGGTTTCTAA
- a CDS encoding hemerythrin domain-containing protein: MHALMQRLTQDHARQKKLLALFDSLLDRFHEGAEPDYDLMNEMLEYLDSYADIVHHPTEDLVFQRVLDKGVAQADLFELLMRQHPGLSQVGKRFRQSLNGILNEEVLLREDVEADGRELVASMRTHMMMEDGDAYPLALQTLDDGDWESIAAQAPTVEDPLFGTPDPVRFRALYRYLSEQAEPETTG, encoded by the coding sequence ATGCATGCGTTGATGCAACGACTCACGCAAGACCACGCCCGGCAGAAAAAACTGCTCGCTCTTTTCGATAGCCTGCTCGATCGCTTCCATGAAGGCGCCGAGCCCGATTACGATCTGATGAACGAGATGCTCGAATATCTCGACAGCTATGCCGACATCGTCCATCACCCGACCGAGGATCTGGTCTTTCAGCGTGTCCTCGACAAGGGCGTTGCGCAGGCCGACCTGTTCGAGCTGCTGATGCGTCAGCATCCCGGATTGAGCCAGGTTGGCAAGCGTTTTCGCCAGTCGCTCAACGGCATCCTCAACGAAGAGGTGCTGCTGCGCGAGGATGTCGAGGCGGATGGCCGCGAACTGGTCGCGAGCATGCGCACGCACATGATGATGGAGGATGGCGACGCCTATCCGCTCGCCCTGCAAACGCTCGACGACGGAGATTGGGAGTCGATCGCCGCGCAGGCGCCGACCGTTGAAGACCCTCTGTTCGGCACCCCGGACCCGGTGCGCTTCCGGGCGCTCTATCGTTACCTGTCCGAACAGGCCGAACCCGAGACCACTGGATGA
- a CDS encoding ATP-binding domain-containing protein, producing the protein MLLRAGTLSRWFRRRYGVTVDALIEHPFRAALAQLISEIEWAAPGGERVVADLIDALYEFGPGGKALAEARPNGPLMLMTAHRAKGLEFDHVLILDSGGWRSRDDDERRLFYVAMTRARQSLTLCEAMGRPHPFVGETDGLALRTRPAVPVLEPTLANRIQLADPEKIVLSWPGYFAPCAPIHRALAALEVGHSLMLRARPDGHPGWELVDLQGVAVTRMSAKFRPPDGEIVAVRVAAVLVRSAKEDQQGLRCPCWELILPEIESVPAKTS; encoded by the coding sequence GTGCTGCTGCGCGCCGGCACGTTATCGCGTTGGTTTCGCCGGCGTTATGGTGTCACGGTCGACGCCCTGATCGAGCATCCCTTTCGGGCGGCGCTGGCGCAACTGATCTCGGAGATTGAATGGGCTGCGCCCGGTGGCGAGCGGGTCGTGGCCGATCTCATCGACGCGCTCTACGAGTTTGGCCCGGGTGGCAAGGCATTGGCGGAGGCGCGCCCCAATGGGCCGCTGATGTTGATGACGGCGCACCGCGCCAAGGGCCTGGAATTCGACCATGTGCTCATCCTCGACAGCGGGGGTTGGCGCAGCCGCGACGACGATGAACGTCGACTGTTCTACGTGGCCATGACACGCGCTCGCCAGTCCCTGACGCTCTGCGAAGCGATGGGAAGACCGCACCCCTTCGTGGGCGAGACGGACGGACTGGCGCTGCGAACCCGGCCGGCGGTACCCGTCTTGGAGCCAACGCTCGCAAACCGCATCCAGCTTGCCGATCCGGAGAAAATCGTCCTGTCCTGGCCGGGCTATTTCGCCCCGTGCGCGCCGATTCACCGCGCCCTGGCCGCGCTCGAGGTCGGCCATTCGCTGATGTTGCGCGCGCGTCCCGATGGCCATCCCGGCTGGGAGCTGGTGGACCTTCAGGGTGTTGCGGTGACCCGGATGTCCGCCAAGTTTCGCCCGCCGGACGGCGAGATCGTCGCGGTCCGGGTCGCGGCCGTGCTGGTTAGGTCTGCCAAGGAAGACCAGCAAGGATTGCGCTGCCCGTGCTGGGAACTGATCTTGCCGGAGATCGAGTCTGTTCCTGCGAAGACGTCCTGA
- the cadR gene encoding Cd(II)/Pb(II)-responsive transcriptional regulator, with product MRSIKADAAVSGMRIGELAAAAGVDVETIRYYERLGLLPAPPRRSNGYRTYARDHLERLAFIRHCRALGMSLADVQRLLDLLAHPEADCHDANCLIDAQLERVRERLQAMQMLERQLSALRTRCRSQHTADTCGILHELVAAAQGEGCICHPGGSAPTGAGD from the coding sequence ATGCGCTCGATCAAGGCTGACGCAGCGGTGAGCGGAATGCGGATCGGCGAATTGGCGGCGGCGGCAGGGGTGGATGTGGAGACCATCCGCTATTACGAGCGGCTCGGCCTGCTGCCCGCGCCGCCCCGACGGTCCAACGGCTATCGGACCTATGCCCGCGATCATCTGGAACGGCTCGCCTTCATCCGGCATTGCCGGGCGCTCGGCATGTCGCTGGCCGATGTGCAGCGGCTGCTGGATCTGCTGGCCCATCCCGAGGCCGATTGCCACGACGCGAACTGTCTGATCGATGCCCAGCTTGAACGGGTGCGGGAGCGTCTTCAGGCCATGCAGATGCTGGAGCGGCAGTTGAGCGCCCTGCGCACGCGCTGCCGCTCGCAACACACCGCCGACACCTGCGGCATCCTGCATGAGCTGGTCGCGGCGGCCCAGGGCGAGGGCTGCATCTGTCATCCGGGCGGGTCAGCGCCAACCGGAGCCGGCGACTGA
- a CDS encoding DUF6394 family protein — translation MNPEKVVFGFFIVLALTLNFGFFVGEIDNPDHHHAWELFAVVVVNLIATILKFGDRTQIGAVLIATSLVAMLQLLAASLVWTIAVHVTEAGMTPSVMASIVSLAGGAMIANVVSVILLMIETLMLRR, via the coding sequence ATGAATCCAGAGAAGGTCGTCTTCGGCTTTTTCATCGTGCTCGCCCTGACCCTGAATTTCGGGTTTTTCGTCGGCGAGATCGACAATCCAGACCATCATCACGCCTGGGAGCTGTTCGCCGTGGTGGTGGTCAACCTGATCGCGACCATTCTCAAGTTTGGCGACCGCACCCAGATCGGCGCGGTGTTGATCGCCACCAGTCTGGTCGCGATGCTGCAACTGCTGGCCGCGTCCCTGGTCTGGACCATCGCGGTGCATGTCACCGAAGCCGGCATGACCCCCTCGGTCATGGCCAGCATCGTCTCGCTCGCCGGCGGAGCCATGATCGCCAACGTCGTCTCGGTCATCCTGCTGATGATCGAGACCCTGATGCTGCGCCGCTGA
- the feoB gene encoding Fe(2+) transporter permease subunit FeoB, with amino-acid sequence MTMDSKRPDSSVAPRPLTVALGGNPNCGKSALFNALTGIRQTTGNWPGVTVERKEGALELDGRRVRVIDLPGIYSLDANSLDEVVTRDYLLSREADLIVNVVDAGNLERNLYLSVQLLEMGVPIVVALNMMDVARKRGMRIDAGQLSDALGCPVVPVVAVTKEGLTELQARLLAVAEGREPAGLALAHGDCVEEAVADLLPLLTEVPERANARWLALKLLESDPVAEQSVGAEALARAAECRHQIAERTGEDADLHIADTRFGHAHMLCQRVSRQSNRVGRTLSDRIDQVVLSRSFGIPLFLLMIYLMFMFTMNIGGAFIDFFDLAGQALFVDGFGVLLGNLDAPDWLILVLADGIGGGLQVVGTFVPIIASLYIVLSILEDSGYMARAAFVMDRFMRSIGLPGKAFVPLIVGFGCNVPAVMATRTLENERERKLTILMNPFMSCGARLPVYALFAAAFFPHSGQNLVFALYLTGIAVALLSGLAMKHTLLKGESAGLLMELPPYHLPTVKGVLLRTWDRVKLFLREAGKVIVLMVLVLNVLDTVGSDLSLGNQDSDRSILAAASRAATPLFAPMGIREDNWPAVLGVFSGVLAKEVIVGTLDSLYSRLAAEDAPPLEPEPFDLWRDLGRAGASVGENLGALGARLLDPLGLDVGDVSDTETAAAQQGVQRGTFGAMAARFDGQAGAFAYLLFVLLYFPCVATIGAIVRESGTAWAVFVGFWTTGIAFLTATLFYQAAIFERAPLTASLWIGGGLALFAGVLIALRLWAREAPAPAR; translated from the coding sequence ATGACCATGGACTCCAAGCGCCCCGATTCATCAGTGGCTCCGCGCCCGCTCACCGTGGCGCTGGGCGGCAATCCCAACTGCGGCAAGTCGGCGCTCTTCAATGCGCTCACCGGCATCCGCCAGACCACGGGCAACTGGCCGGGCGTGACGGTGGAACGCAAGGAAGGCGCGCTGGAACTGGACGGTCGACGGGTACGGGTGATCGACCTGCCGGGGATTTATTCCCTGGATGCCAACTCGCTCGACGAGGTGGTCACGCGCGATTATCTGCTCAGTCGCGAGGCCGATCTGATCGTCAATGTCGTGGACGCGGGCAACCTGGAACGCAATCTCTATCTGAGCGTGCAGTTGCTGGAGATGGGCGTGCCGATCGTGGTGGCCCTCAACATGATGGACGTGGCCCGCAAGCGCGGCATGCGGATCGATGCCGGCCAGTTGTCCGACGCGCTCGGGTGTCCAGTGGTACCGGTGGTCGCGGTCACCAAGGAGGGTCTGACCGAGTTGCAGGCGCGTCTGCTGGCGGTGGCCGAGGGCCGTGAGCCGGCGGGTCTGGCGCTGGCGCACGGCGACTGTGTCGAGGAGGCGGTCGCCGATCTTCTGCCCTTGCTGACCGAGGTGCCCGAGCGGGCGAATGCGCGCTGGCTGGCCCTGAAGCTGCTGGAGTCCGATCCGGTCGCCGAACAATCGGTCGGAGCCGAGGCGCTGGCGCGCGCGGCCGAGTGTCGCCATCAGATCGCCGAGCGCACCGGCGAGGACGCGGATCTGCATATCGCCGATACCCGATTCGGTCACGCCCACATGCTGTGCCAGCGGGTGTCGCGTCAGAGCAATCGGGTCGGGCGCACGCTCTCCGACCGCATCGATCAAGTGGTGTTGAGCCGGAGCTTCGGCATCCCGCTTTTTTTGCTGATGATCTATCTCATGTTCATGTTCACCATGAACATCGGCGGGGCCTTCATCGATTTTTTCGATCTCGCCGGCCAGGCGTTGTTCGTGGATGGCTTCGGCGTCCTGCTCGGGAATCTGGACGCGCCGGACTGGCTGATCCTCGTGCTGGCCGACGGCATCGGCGGCGGTCTTCAGGTCGTGGGCACCTTCGTCCCGATCATCGCGAGTCTCTATATCGTCCTCTCGATTCTGGAGGACAGCGGCTACATGGCGCGCGCAGCCTTTGTGATGGACCGCTTCATGCGCTCCATCGGGCTGCCGGGCAAGGCGTTCGTGCCGTTGATCGTGGGCTTCGGCTGCAACGTCCCGGCGGTGATGGCGACCCGCACGCTGGAGAACGAGCGCGAGCGCAAACTGACCATCCTGATGAATCCCTTCATGTCCTGCGGCGCGCGCCTGCCGGTCTATGCGCTCTTCGCCGCCGCCTTCTTCCCGCACTCGGGTCAGAATCTGGTGTTCGCGCTCTATCTGACTGGCATCGCCGTGGCCCTGCTCTCCGGCCTGGCTATGAAGCATACCCTTTTGAAGGGCGAGAGCGCCGGCCTGCTGATGGAGCTGCCGCCCTATCATCTGCCCACGGTCAAGGGCGTGCTGCTGCGCACCTGGGACCGGGTGAAGCTCTTTCTGCGCGAGGCCGGCAAGGTGATCGTGCTGATGGTGCTGGTGCTCAACGTGCTCGACACCGTCGGCAGCGACCTGAGCCTGGGCAACCAGGACAGCGACCGCTCCATCCTGGCCGCCGCGAGCCGTGCCGCCACCCCGCTGTTCGCGCCCATGGGCATCCGCGAGGACAACTGGCCGGCGGTGCTGGGCGTCTTCTCCGGCGTGTTGGCCAAGGAGGTCATCGTCGGCACGCTGGATTCGCTCTATAGCCGGCTGGCGGCAGAGGACGCGCCGCCCCTGGAGCCGGAACCCTTCGATCTCTGGCGCGATCTGGGGCGGGCGGGCGCCTCGGTGGGCGAGAATCTGGGCGCGCTCGGCGCGCGTCTGCTCGATCCGCTGGGGCTCGATGTTGGCGATGTGAGCGACACCGAGACCGCCGCCGCCCAACAGGGCGTGCAGCGCGGCACCTTCGGCGCCATGGCCGCGCGCTTCGACGGTCAGGCGGGCGCCTTCGCCTATCTGCTGTTCGTGCTGCTGTATTTTCCCTGTGTCGCGACCATCGGGGCTATTGTGCGCGAGTCGGGCACGGCCTGGGCGGTTTTCGTCGGTTTCTGGACCACGGGGATCGCCTTTCTGACCGCGACCCTGTTCTATCAGGCGGCGATCTTCGAGCGGGCGCCGCTGACGGCAAGCCTCTGGATCGGCGGCGGGCTGGCGCTGTTCGCGGGCGTGCTGATCGCGCTACGTCTTTGGGCGCGGGAGGCGCCTGCGCCGGCTCGGTGA